One region of Caldimonas thermodepolymerans genomic DNA includes:
- a CDS encoding rhodanese-like domain-containing protein, with product MKHLTPRQAWELLQAHPDVLFVDVRMEIEYLYVGHPPGIVHIAWYEYPDMQPVPEQFVQQVLREAGSPSRPVMLLCRSGNRSLAAGEALEAAGFTDVINVLHGFEGDLDEHAHRNTVNGWRHDGLPWAQF from the coding sequence ATGAAACACCTCACCCCCCGACAGGCCTGGGAACTGCTGCAGGCCCACCCGGACGTGCTGTTCGTCGACGTCCGCATGGAAATCGAATACCTGTACGTCGGTCACCCGCCCGGCATCGTGCACATCGCCTGGTACGAGTACCCGGACATGCAGCCGGTGCCGGAGCAGTTCGTGCAGCAGGTGCTGCGCGAGGCCGGCTCGCCCTCGCGCCCGGTGATGCTGCTGTGCCGCTCGGGCAACCGGTCGCTGGCCGCCGGCGAGGCGCTGGAGGCCGCCGGCTTCACCGACGTGATCAACGTGCTGCACGGCTTCGAGGGCGACCTCGACGAACACGCCCACCGCAACACGGTCAACGGCTGGCGCCACGACGGGCTGCCCTGGGCGCAGTTCTAG
- a CDS encoding porin, whose protein sequence is MKRIALAAAIAGAFAAPAFAQSDVTIYGRLNTSIERQKDGDTKVSGVFNNSSRIGFMGTEDLGGGLKAIFQLEHGFNSDDGAATHGNGFWARESWVGLTGSFGTVRLGNTPSATYFASADYVSLHNHDTGSSADALYAYVNERDANKIAYKTPSYNGLTAEVQFTLREQAGNNSWDLAVNYDEGPLHLGGGYVKSGEDKLFVIRGLYEMGDFTFGGYYERDDVEFLGKRNNFRLSAMYTVGASEFHANVGIAGDWDDLDDSGAKQFTLAYNYNLSKRTKLYALYTRVSNDDAAAYNVTTPGDNFSSFGVGIRHNF, encoded by the coding sequence ATGAAACGCATTGCTCTTGCGGCTGCCATCGCTGGCGCCTTCGCCGCTCCCGCCTTCGCGCAAAGCGACGTGACCATCTACGGTCGTCTGAACACCAGCATCGAGCGCCAGAAGGATGGCGACACCAAGGTCAGCGGTGTGTTCAACAACTCCTCGCGTATCGGCTTCATGGGTACCGAGGACCTGGGCGGCGGCCTGAAGGCCATCTTCCAGCTGGAGCACGGCTTCAACAGCGATGACGGCGCCGCCACCCACGGCAACGGCTTCTGGGCCCGTGAAAGCTGGGTCGGCCTGACCGGCAGCTTCGGTACCGTCCGCCTGGGCAACACCCCGAGCGCCACGTACTTCGCTTCGGCCGACTACGTCAGCCTGCACAACCACGACACGGGTTCGTCGGCCGACGCGCTGTATGCGTACGTCAACGAGCGCGACGCCAACAAGATCGCCTACAAGACGCCCAGCTACAACGGCCTGACCGCCGAAGTGCAGTTCACGCTGCGCGAGCAAGCCGGCAACAACAGCTGGGACCTGGCCGTCAACTATGACGAAGGCCCCCTGCACCTGGGCGGCGGCTACGTCAAGAGCGGCGAAGACAAGCTGTTCGTGATCCGTGGCCTGTACGAGATGGGTGACTTCACCTTCGGCGGCTACTACGAGCGTGACGACGTCGAGTTCCTGGGCAAGCGCAACAACTTCCGCCTGTCGGCCATGTACACCGTCGGTGCCTCCGAGTTCCACGCCAACGTCGGCATCGCCGGCGACTGGGACGACCTGGACGACTCCGGCGCCAAGCAGTTCACCCTGGCCTACAACTACAACCTGTCCAAGCGCACCAAGCTGTACGCCCTGTACACCCGCGTGAGCAACGACGACGCGGCGGCTTACAACGTCACCACCCCGGGCGACAACTTCAGCTCGTTCGGCGTCGGCATCCGCCACAACTTCTGA
- a CDS encoding homocysteine S-methyltransferase family protein: MNARPYTRAQQLPEILQQRIVVLDGAMGTMIQRYKLSEADYRGSRFAGHPKDLKGNNELLVFTRPDVIREIHERYLDAGADIIETNTFGATRVAQEDYGLPQLAREMNVEAARLARTACEKYATADKPRFVAGAFGPTPRTASISPDVNDPGARNVTFDELKEAYYEQAEGLLEGGADLFLVETIFDTLNAKAAIFAIDELFEATGERLPVIISGTVTDASGRILSGQTVGAFWHSVRHARPLAVGLNCALGAALMRPYIEELSKIAGDTYISCYPNAGLPNPMSDTGFDETPPITAGLMEDFAKAGFLNIVGGCCGTTPEHIAEIAKRVSRYQPRCRHEAMFTGLLATS, from the coding sequence ATGAACGCCCGTCCCTACACCCGTGCCCAGCAGCTGCCCGAGATCCTCCAGCAGCGCATCGTCGTGCTCGACGGTGCGATGGGCACCATGATCCAGCGCTACAAGCTGTCCGAGGCCGACTACCGCGGCAGCCGCTTCGCGGGCCATCCCAAGGACCTGAAGGGCAACAACGAGCTGCTGGTCTTCACGCGGCCGGACGTGATCCGCGAGATCCACGAGCGCTACCTGGACGCCGGCGCGGACATCATCGAGACCAACACCTTCGGCGCCACCCGCGTCGCGCAGGAGGACTACGGCCTGCCGCAGCTGGCGCGCGAGATGAACGTCGAGGCGGCGCGCCTGGCCAGGACGGCCTGCGAGAAGTACGCCACGGCCGACAAGCCGCGCTTCGTCGCCGGCGCCTTCGGGCCGACGCCGCGCACCGCGAGCATCAGCCCCGACGTCAACGACCCGGGCGCGCGCAACGTCACCTTCGACGAGCTGAAGGAGGCCTACTACGAGCAGGCCGAGGGCCTGCTCGAAGGCGGCGCCGACCTGTTCCTGGTCGAGACCATCTTCGACACGCTCAACGCCAAGGCGGCGATCTTCGCGATCGACGAGCTGTTCGAGGCCACCGGCGAGCGCCTGCCGGTGATCATCTCCGGCACCGTCACCGACGCCTCGGGGCGCATCCTCTCCGGGCAGACGGTGGGCGCCTTCTGGCATTCGGTGCGCCATGCCCGGCCGCTGGCCGTGGGCCTGAACTGCGCGCTCGGCGCGGCGCTGATGCGCCCGTACATCGAGGAGCTGTCGAAGATCGCCGGCGACACCTACATCAGCTGCTACCCGAACGCCGGCCTGCCCAACCCGATGAGCGACACCGGCTTCGACGAGACGCCGCCGATCACCGCCGGGCTGATGGAGGACTTCGCCAAGGCCGGGTTCCTCAACATCGTCGGCGGCTGCTGCGGCACCACGCCCGAGCACATCGCCGAGATCGCCAAGCGCGTCAGCCGCTACCAGCCGCGCTGCCGGCACGAGGCGATGTTCACCGGCCTGCTGGCCACCTCCTGA
- a CDS encoding PhaM family polyhydroxyalkanoate granule multifunctional regulatory protein, translating into MNDPLQGIGKLVPGFDFLQDLVKNAGTALPSFTQWVAPTLDPEELDKRIGELRAVQFWLEQNARMLGTTIQAMEVQRMTLSTLQSMNVPLETLRESLQVRTPAAAPSPAPEPPPTARKRAARKAAQAPAPAAEPGAAGTGPVDPMQWWNALTQQFGTLAANTMNEAFRNTATEAAGKMATDLMQQSMHAAESALRQTLEPEAPAAARKTTRSGARPRGAKPRGKT; encoded by the coding sequence ATGAACGACCCGCTGCAAGGCATCGGCAAGCTGGTACCCGGCTTCGACTTCCTGCAGGACCTGGTCAAGAACGCCGGCACGGCGCTGCCCAGCTTCACCCAGTGGGTCGCGCCGACGCTGGACCCGGAAGAACTCGACAAGCGCATCGGCGAGCTGCGCGCGGTGCAGTTCTGGCTGGAACAGAACGCGCGCATGCTCGGCACCACCATCCAGGCGATGGAGGTGCAGCGCATGACGCTGTCGACCCTGCAGTCGATGAACGTGCCGCTCGAGACGCTGCGCGAATCGCTGCAGGTCAGGACGCCCGCCGCCGCACCGTCGCCCGCTCCCGAGCCCCCGCCGACGGCCAGGAAACGCGCGGCGCGCAAGGCCGCGCAGGCCCCGGCGCCGGCGGCCGAGCCCGGCGCCGCAGGCACCGGGCCGGTCGACCCGATGCAGTGGTGGAACGCCCTGACCCAGCAGTTCGGCACGCTCGCGGCCAACACGATGAACGAGGCGTTCAGGAACACTGCGACCGAGGCGGCCGGCAAGATGGCGACCGACCTGATGCAGCAGTCGATGCACGCCGCCGAAAGCGCGCTGCGCCAGACGCTGGAGCCTGAGGCCCCGGCCGCGGCCCGCAAGACGACGAGATCCGGCGCGCGCCCCCGCGGCGCGAAACCGCGCGGCAAGACCTGA
- a CDS encoding ATP-binding protein, whose translation MVKRHAEARVVASPGLSDAPVLDRMCSHFVLTLALRHSGRFNVRRDWNSLLSLTGRHLVWPVSVLARLRQFLARRCAGNELWKGHEKLDDARFLERHGTWQGPYEEGTLFFYIDEYVKDAPKDLLAVLGATCEWLGRSLKKESTLVEKNIDALASRLQLNPAERALLLYGTLARYQRELRGLLVEFKVANAQEAYAVLAEVAGVDEKDVGEALRAGSRLERIGMIENLISEHNITDLADLMKVSEQLPPVLMREYRDETELMAVFTRPAAPSELTLEDFQYVAEDAQVLVALLRNAVAHKEPGVNILLYGPPGTGKTELAKVVAQAAGLELYEVEYADRDGNSLSGRDRYRSLQISHVFLKGSPNVALLFDEVEDVFPPINTDTAQLMARLEAGDGMPNGSVSGKAWVNQVLESNPVPVIWVTNRIEQIDPAFRRRFQYHLELKSPPPGAREALVAKALSGAKVSPEFVARLAARKALTPAQIRTAVRFAQLAGGDGTPDVERLIERQLANADKALGNTGGERGARPVVTRYDLGLIHTESRFEVPRIIEALRRKGFGTLCFHGPPGTGKTALAEYIAGELQQPLMVRQASDLVSKYVGETEQNMARMFEEAEAEHAVLLLDEADSFLRSRRLAERNYEVSEVNEMLQGMERYAGVFICTTNLFDELDEAALRRFTFKIRFKPLTAEQRERMFVVEALAGEAAALTAEQRDRLRQLESLTPGDFAAVKRQVDILGVAFEPDEFLSQLEAEHRVKPQVRQARGMGFLH comes from the coding sequence ATGGTCAAACGCCATGCCGAGGCCCGTGTGGTGGCGTCGCCGGGCCTGTCCGACGCCCCGGTGCTGGACCGCATGTGCTCGCATTTCGTGCTGACCCTCGCCTTGCGGCACAGCGGGCGCTTCAACGTGCGGCGCGACTGGAACAGCCTCCTGTCCCTGACCGGCCGGCACCTGGTCTGGCCGGTGTCGGTGCTGGCGCGGCTGCGCCAGTTCCTGGCGCGCCGCTGCGCCGGCAACGAGCTGTGGAAGGGCCACGAGAAGCTCGACGATGCGCGCTTCCTGGAGCGGCACGGCACCTGGCAGGGGCCGTACGAGGAAGGCACGCTGTTCTTCTACATCGACGAATACGTCAAGGATGCGCCCAAGGACCTGCTGGCCGTCCTCGGGGCCACCTGCGAATGGCTGGGGCGCAGCCTGAAGAAGGAATCGACGCTGGTCGAGAAGAACATCGACGCGCTGGCCAGCCGGCTGCAGCTCAACCCGGCCGAGCGCGCGCTGTTGCTGTACGGCACGCTGGCGCGTTACCAGCGCGAGCTGCGCGGGCTGCTGGTCGAGTTCAAGGTCGCCAACGCCCAGGAGGCCTACGCGGTGCTGGCCGAGGTGGCCGGCGTCGACGAGAAGGACGTCGGCGAGGCGCTGCGCGCCGGCTCGCGGCTCGAGCGCATCGGCATGATCGAGAACCTGATCTCGGAGCACAACATCACCGACCTGGCCGACCTGATGAAGGTCTCCGAGCAGCTGCCGCCGGTGCTGATGCGCGAGTACCGCGACGAGACCGAGCTGATGGCCGTGTTCACCCGGCCGGCCGCGCCGAGCGAGCTGACCCTGGAGGACTTCCAGTACGTGGCCGAGGACGCGCAGGTGCTGGTGGCCCTGCTGCGCAACGCGGTGGCGCACAAGGAACCGGGGGTCAACATCCTGCTCTACGGGCCGCCGGGCACCGGCAAGACCGAGCTGGCCAAGGTGGTGGCCCAGGCGGCCGGGCTGGAGCTGTACGAGGTCGAGTACGCCGACCGCGACGGCAACTCGCTGTCCGGGCGCGACCGCTACCGCTCGCTGCAGATCAGCCATGTGTTCCTCAAGGGCAGCCCCAATGTCGCGCTGCTGTTCGACGAGGTCGAGGACGTGTTCCCGCCGATCAACACCGACACCGCGCAGCTGATGGCGCGGCTGGAAGCCGGCGACGGCATGCCCAACGGCTCGGTCAGCGGCAAGGCCTGGGTCAACCAGGTGCTCGAGAGCAACCCGGTGCCGGTGATCTGGGTCACCAACCGCATCGAGCAGATCGACCCGGCGTTCCGGCGCCGCTTCCAGTACCACCTGGAGCTGAAGTCGCCGCCGCCCGGCGCGCGCGAGGCGCTGGTCGCCAAGGCCTTGAGCGGCGCCAAGGTGAGCCCGGAGTTCGTCGCCCGCCTGGCCGCGCGCAAGGCGCTGACGCCGGCGCAGATCCGCACCGCGGTGCGCTTTGCCCAGCTGGCCGGCGGGGACGGCACGCCCGACGTGGAGCGGTTGATCGAGCGCCAGCTCGCCAATGCGGACAAGGCCCTGGGCAACACCGGCGGCGAGCGCGGCGCCCGCCCGGTGGTCACGCGCTACGACCTGGGCCTGATCCACACCGAGTCGCGCTTCGAGGTGCCGCGCATCATCGAGGCGCTGCGCCGCAAGGGCTTCGGCACGCTGTGCTTCCACGGGCCGCCCGGCACCGGCAAGACCGCGCTGGCCGAGTACATCGCCGGCGAGCTGCAGCAGCCGCTGATGGTGCGCCAGGCCTCGGACCTGGTCAGCAAGTACGTCGGCGAGACCGAGCAGAACATGGCGCGCATGTTCGAGGAGGCCGAGGCCGAGCACGCGGTGCTGCTGCTCGACGAGGCCGACAGCTTCCTGCGCAGCCGCCGCCTGGCCGAGCGCAACTACGAGGTCAGCGAGGTCAACGAGATGCTGCAGGGCATGGAGCGCTATGCCGGCGTGTTCATCTGCACCACCAACCTGTTCGACGAGCTCGACGAGGCGGCGCTGCGCCGCTTCACGTTCAAGATCCGCTTCAAGCCGCTGACCGCCGAGCAGCGCGAGCGCATGTTCGTCGTCGAGGCGCTGGCCGGCGAGGCCGCGGCGCTGACTGCCGAGCAGCGCGACCGGCTGCGCCAGCTGGAGTCGTTGACGCCGGGCGACTTCGCGGCCGTCAAGCGCCAGGTGGACATCCTGGGCGTGGCCTTCGAGCCGGACGAGTTCCTGTCGCAGCTGGAGGCCGAGCATCGCGTCAAGCCCCAGGTGCGGCAGGCCCGCGGGATGGGCTTCCTGCACTGA
- a CDS encoding DUF3108 domain-containing protein, with amino-acid sequence MCVAEEFLRAGDCIEGAAPAAGLASPARRRLLGLLAGGCAGLALPVRAAASSGPEVYPTRVPPPFSHAYTLRRGLLGGTGEIAWQPQGSAYRLRLEGKVALFGAVLTQVSEGRIDASGLAPLRFIDRRLRRPERSAVFDREAGRISFTGRTTTQPVVPGVQDRLSWMIQLPAIAEADPQRVRAGAAVRLMVVSAKGDAKVWTLRSRGMQQVSLPGGSVEAVNLVRESADPRDTVAEVWLDPQRHHLPVRARMTERDGEPLELLLDA; translated from the coding sequence ATGTGCGTGGCGGAGGAATTCCTGCGAGCTGGCGATTGTATTGAGGGCGCGGCGCCGGCCGCGGGCCTGGCATCGCCCGCCCGGCGCCGGCTGCTGGGGTTGCTGGCCGGCGGCTGCGCCGGCCTGGCCTTGCCGGTGCGGGCGGCTGCGTCGTCGGGGCCCGAGGTCTACCCGACCCGGGTGCCGCCGCCGTTTTCCCATGCCTACACGCTGCGGCGCGGCCTCCTGGGCGGCACCGGCGAGATCGCCTGGCAGCCGCAAGGCTCGGCCTACCGGCTGCGGCTGGAGGGGAAGGTGGCGCTGTTCGGCGCGGTGCTGACGCAGGTCAGCGAGGGCCGGATCGACGCCTCGGGGCTGGCGCCGCTGCGCTTCATCGACCGGCGGCTGCGGCGCCCCGAGCGCAGCGCGGTGTTCGACCGCGAGGCCGGGCGGATCAGCTTCACCGGCCGCACCACCACCCAGCCGGTCGTGCCGGGGGTGCAGGACCGCCTGAGCTGGATGATCCAGCTGCCCGCGATCGCCGAGGCCGACCCGCAGCGTGTGCGCGCCGGCGCCGCGGTGCGCCTGATGGTGGTCAGCGCCAAGGGCGACGCCAAGGTCTGGACCCTGCGCTCGCGCGGGATGCAGCAGGTCAGCCTGCCGGGCGGCAGCGTCGAGGCCGTGAACCTGGTGCGCGAGTCGGCCGATCCCCGCGACACGGTCGCCGAGGTCTGGCTGGACCCGCAGCGCCATCACCTGCCGGTGCGGGCGCGCATGACCGAGCGCGACGGCGAACCCCTGGAACTGCTGCTGGACGCCTGA
- a CDS encoding DUF3567 domain-containing protein yields MQMLYNSENFAVVEFQVPAAPPQAGEEGPALTRGGYEIVDKFKRKEIYLEGALAESFKQGVEALIEGSPTVEDIDAYIERFTSLMQQPVVLH; encoded by the coding sequence ATGCAAATGCTGTACAACTCGGAGAACTTTGCTGTGGTCGAGTTCCAGGTGCCGGCGGCCCCGCCGCAGGCCGGCGAGGAGGGCCCCGCCCTGACGCGCGGCGGATACGAGATCGTCGACAAGTTCAAGCGCAAGGAGATCTACCTCGAAGGCGCGCTGGCCGAGAGCTTCAAGCAGGGGGTCGAGGCGCTGATCGAGGGCTCGCCCACGGTCGAGGACATCGACGCCTACATCGAGCGTTTCACCTCGCTGATGCAGCAGCCGGTCGTGCTGCACTGA
- a CDS encoding fumarylacetoacetate hydrolase family protein, protein MKLATYKDGSRDGHLVVVSRDLSMAHYASGIATRLQQVLDDWNFLSPQLQDLYEALNHGKARHAFPFDPAMCMAPLPRACQWVEAAAYLPYLELTARARGAELPEGSRQVPAMQHGASDGFLGPCDDIEAPGEATAVDLGAQLAVVTGDVARGVSPEEALEGVRLLMLANAVTLPAVADAERARSAAVLQGRPATAFAPVAVTPDELGAAWQGGRVHLTLQVQCNGKRFGLCETGPEMHFHFGQLIAHLCRTRPVAAGTIVGSGPVANAESSRGHACIATRRAQEILQHGAAKTEYLRPGDSILIEMKGPDGQSMFGAIEQDVAPLQ, encoded by the coding sequence ATGAAGCTTGCCACCTACAAGGACGGTTCGCGCGACGGCCATCTGGTCGTCGTCTCCAGGGACTTGAGCATGGCTCATTATGCGAGCGGGATCGCGACCCGGCTGCAACAGGTGCTGGACGACTGGAATTTCCTGTCGCCGCAGCTGCAGGACCTGTACGAGGCGCTGAACCACGGCAAGGCGCGGCACGCCTTCCCGTTCGACCCGGCGATGTGCATGGCGCCGCTGCCGCGCGCCTGCCAGTGGGTCGAGGCCGCGGCCTACCTGCCCTACCTGGAGCTGACGGCCCGGGCCCGCGGCGCGGAGCTGCCGGAGGGCAGCCGCCAGGTGCCCGCGATGCAGCACGGTGCCAGCGACGGCTTCCTCGGCCCCTGCGACGACATCGAGGCGCCCGGCGAGGCGACGGCCGTCGACCTGGGCGCGCAGCTCGCGGTGGTGACCGGCGACGTCGCGCGCGGCGTCTCGCCCGAGGAAGCGCTCGAAGGCGTGCGCCTGCTGATGCTGGCCAATGCCGTGACGCTGCCCGCGGTGGCCGACGCCGAGCGCGCGCGCAGCGCCGCCGTGCTGCAAGGCCGCCCGGCCACCGCGTTCGCCCCGGTGGCCGTCACGCCCGACGAGCTGGGCGCGGCCTGGCAGGGCGGGCGGGTGCACCTGACGCTGCAGGTCCAGTGCAACGGCAAGCGCTTCGGCCTGTGCGAGACCGGGCCGGAGATGCACTTCCACTTCGGCCAGCTGATCGCCCACCTGTGCCGGACACGGCCGGTGGCGGCCGGCACCATCGTCGGCAGCGGCCCGGTGGCCAACGCCGAGTCCTCGCGCGGCCACGCCTGCATCGCGACCCGGCGCGCCCAGGAGATCCTGCAGCACGGCGCGGCAAAGACCGAGTACCTGCGCCCCGGCGACTCGATCCTGATCGAGATGAAGGGCCCCGACGGGCAGAGCATGTTCGGCGCGATCGAGCAGGACGTCGCACCGCTGCAGTGA
- a CDS encoding pirin family protein, translated as MGPIRLQSHLKSLGDGLTVRRLLPAAEARAVGPFVFFDHIGPADFGPGQGMDVRPHPHIGLATVTYLFEGAILHRDSLGSVREILPGEVNWMVAGRGIVHSERTPAELRAAGHRLHGIQTWVALPLAEEEAAPSFLHVGADELPLIEAHGVQLRVIAGEAFGRRSPVPVPGPTLYVAVEMPFGSSIEVPPDHPEQALYVASGSVSVDGEPVDTGEMLVLPARPVRLRALERAQAVLVGGEPLDLGAENTPQQPRHMRWNFVSSRQARIDEAVAAWSRQDAAAFPPVPGETGFIPYP; from the coding sequence ATGGGACCGATCCGACTCCAGTCGCACCTCAAGTCGCTAGGCGACGGCCTGACGGTGCGACGCCTGCTGCCTGCGGCGGAGGCGCGCGCGGTGGGGCCGTTCGTGTTCTTCGACCACATCGGCCCGGCCGACTTCGGGCCCGGCCAGGGGATGGACGTGCGACCGCATCCGCACATCGGGCTGGCGACCGTGACCTACCTGTTCGAGGGTGCCATCCTGCACCGCGACAGCCTGGGCAGCGTGCGCGAGATCTTGCCGGGCGAGGTCAACTGGATGGTCGCCGGGCGCGGCATCGTGCATTCGGAGCGCACGCCTGCCGAGCTGCGTGCCGCCGGCCACCGCCTGCACGGCATCCAGACCTGGGTGGCACTGCCGCTGGCCGAGGAGGAGGCGGCGCCGTCCTTCCTGCACGTGGGGGCCGACGAGCTGCCGCTGATCGAGGCGCACGGCGTGCAGCTGCGCGTGATCGCGGGCGAAGCCTTCGGCCGGCGCTCGCCGGTGCCGGTGCCCGGCCCGACGCTGTACGTGGCGGTCGAGATGCCGTTCGGCAGCAGCATCGAGGTGCCGCCCGACCATCCCGAGCAGGCGCTCTACGTGGCGTCCGGCTCGGTCAGCGTCGACGGCGAGCCGGTGGACACCGGCGAGATGCTGGTGCTGCCTGCGCGCCCGGTGCGCCTGCGGGCGCTGGAACGTGCCCAGGCGGTGCTGGTCGGCGGCGAGCCGCTGGACCTGGGCGCCGAGAACACGCCGCAGCAGCCGCGCCACATGCGCTGGAACTTCGTCTCCAGCCGCCAGGCACGCATCGACGAGGCGGTCGCTGCCTGGAGCCGGCAGGATGCGGCGGCCTTCCCGCCGGTGCCGGGGGAGACCGGGTTCATCCCCTATCCCTGA
- a CDS encoding FIST signal transduction protein, which produces MNTFLHAHAAHPDWRMALSMVLPQLDAQRGRPGAVAQPTLGWLYLTDHLAAHADALLDELRRHFPGTHWVGSVGVGVMGSGVEYFDEPALSVMLGDPPRGSFQVFSGVQPLPPGFAAHTALVHADPATPDMDELVGELADRMQGGYLFGGLAASRSRALHVADGVWDGGLSGVAFDASVPLVSRVTQGCQPVGPARRITQVERNVVATLDDEPALDCLLRDLALDGETDPRQALPRLQRTLVGLSDAASPAISRAGQFGVDTRVRHLIGIDPRQRGIAVADEPAEGMQLAFCARDAQAARRDLVRICAEIREELEPEVLPPPAPVPALARGLSPEAPRPCEAGRRIVGAVYVSCAGRGGPHFGGPSAELQIVRHALGDVPLTGFFAGGEIAHRHLYGYTGVLTVLTDGQAA; this is translated from the coding sequence ATGAACACCTTCCTGCACGCCCATGCGGCGCATCCCGACTGGCGCATGGCCCTGTCGATGGTCCTGCCGCAGCTCGATGCGCAGCGCGGCCGCCCGGGCGCGGTCGCCCAGCCGACACTCGGCTGGCTGTACCTGACCGACCACCTCGCCGCGCACGCCGACGCCCTGCTCGACGAGCTGCGCCGGCACTTTCCCGGCACCCACTGGGTCGGCAGCGTGGGCGTGGGCGTGATGGGCAGCGGCGTGGAGTACTTCGACGAGCCCGCCCTCAGCGTGATGCTGGGCGACCCGCCACGCGGCAGCTTCCAGGTGTTCTCGGGCGTGCAGCCGCTGCCGCCGGGCTTCGCCGCCCACACGGCGCTGGTGCACGCCGATCCGGCCACGCCGGACATGGACGAGCTGGTCGGCGAGCTGGCCGACCGGATGCAGGGCGGCTACCTGTTCGGCGGGCTGGCCGCGTCGCGCTCGCGCGCGCTGCATGTCGCCGACGGCGTGTGGGACGGCGGGCTGTCGGGCGTCGCGTTCGACGCCTCGGTGCCGCTGGTCTCGCGCGTCACCCAGGGCTGCCAGCCGGTCGGGCCGGCACGGCGCATCACCCAGGTCGAGCGCAACGTGGTGGCCACGCTGGACGACGAGCCGGCGCTGGACTGCCTACTGCGCGACCTGGCGCTGGACGGCGAGACCGACCCCCGCCAGGCCCTGCCACGCCTGCAGCGCACGCTGGTGGGCTTGAGTGACGCCGCGTCGCCCGCGATCTCGCGGGCCGGGCAGTTCGGCGTGGACACCCGGGTGCGCCACCTGATCGGCATCGACCCGCGCCAGCGCGGCATCGCGGTGGCCGACGAGCCGGCCGAAGGCATGCAGCTGGCGTTCTGCGCGCGCGACGCGCAGGCCGCGCGACGCGACCTGGTGCGCATCTGCGCGGAGATCCGCGAGGAGCTGGAACCCGAGGTGCTGCCGCCACCGGCACCTGTCCCGGCGCTGGCCCGCGGCCTCAGCCCGGAAGCTCCACGGCCGTGCGAGGCGGGCCGGCGCATCGTCGGTGCGGTGTACGTCAGCTGCGCCGGGCGCGGCGGCCCCCATTTCGGCGGGCCCTCGGCCGAGCTGCAGATCGTGCGCCACGCGCTGGGCGACGTGCCGCTGACCGGCTTCTTCGCTGGCGGCGAGATCGCCCACCGGCACCTGTACGGCTACACCGGGGTGCTGACCGTCCTCACCGATGGCCAGGCGGCCTGA
- a CDS encoding retropepsin-like aspartic protease family protein translates to MSDFPRTLKIVTVWALLGLVVFLGFRALEAREQRTRFEWHGDTVTLRRAGDGHYHWPGRVNGVAVDFLVDTGATRTALPRSLARQAGLQESGRVMSSTAGGVVSGAQARADVSLEGGIEARQLRVVVLPDLEHALLGMDVLGRLSLQQRGDVLTVDLGAR, encoded by the coding sequence ATGAGTGACTTCCCCCGCACCCTCAAGATCGTGACCGTCTGGGCGCTGCTCGGCCTGGTGGTCTTCCTCGGGTTCCGGGCACTCGAAGCACGCGAGCAGCGCACCCGCTTCGAGTGGCACGGCGACACCGTGACGCTGCGCCGCGCCGGCGACGGCCACTACCACTGGCCGGGCCGGGTCAACGGCGTGGCGGTCGACTTCCTCGTCGACACCGGCGCCACCCGCACCGCGCTGCCCCGCTCGCTCGCCCGCCAGGCGGGCTTGCAGGAATCGGGCCGGGTGATGTCGAGTACCGCCGGGGGCGTGGTCTCGGGCGCGCAGGCACGCGCCGACGTGAGCCTCGAAGGCGGCATCGAGGCGCGCCAGCTGCGCGTCGTGGTGCTGCCCGACCTGGAGCACGCCTTGCTCGGCATGGACGTGCTGGGGCGCCTGTCGCTGCAGCAGCGCGGCGACGTGCTGACGGTGGACCTGGGAGCGCGTTGA